In Streptomyces sp. NBC_01439, the following are encoded in one genomic region:
- the mobL gene encoding relaxase MobL → MGLKQDIVIVNEFSVPLPGGKGSRGATPGDYVTRYMARAQATESLAPIQRLRTDDFILRYTARESAVERVGISRGATKHEMRQAQGDGGVAFGYGSVSLSDEQLKAASKDIQRYFDAGHTVLKTVLSFDEEYLRKQKIVADDFHCEARGDYRGHIDQMKLRMAIMYGLERMSSGTSGFDDLRYVGVIQVDTEHVHCHLAMVDGGRGQVTKNGTQRGKLLDRHKFRLRRGVDAWLDEKQAVAHLSSAVGYERRNVTTFIKRWAHERIRAESLPQFLLACLPVDRTLWRAGSNDARMRKANQLVTELVKEQLERAGSPMPEAMGRIVDHANERRAKESLSAEEWQELVEQGRTQITERAVNGIYQMLRTMQESELRVRTPMLEVMGMDYQQMAALAADRQVDHGNTEADLVSFGFRLRSYASRLQHHREKVKVYRDLAHQWERADKAGVAAEDSRPLYDFYRFEEDYHWRLMGKYRHFLPFVGDAGAWHEQQQDVAAYGQRLLSLMALRADASLQRTKDSEEAENLGRTIYDQPGGRLLTEGKRGLAVLDARIRTMKQSYDQKLDGLRADLASSGLVLRVGSSAEDRASTETDAVSTDFKVVVSAAYDFDEVKGLDLHHLGYDFVTDVAIGQRAHQAFVETARDRRRLLLAAMDYLDQSGQAEAIPDLPVNDVAAMTRVSRELMPQQSGEGSGSLVLRSRIAELRAGRGQAERMRQSKASSLDAGLVVRVQARVDQAVTTVDTEIAKAAGPNTEPILDKDGNEVGTVYDFKGNVVPATHGTGPVVNTKSVEASDFKVDSETLDNQFAFMRAARDAQAAAKESQAQASAPEIEREQAAEVEVDQPTVG, encoded by the coding sequence ATGGGCCTGAAGCAGGACATCGTGATCGTGAACGAGTTCAGCGTGCCGCTGCCCGGTGGCAAGGGATCGCGCGGCGCGACGCCGGGCGACTACGTCACCCGGTACATGGCCCGCGCGCAGGCGACGGAGTCTCTGGCTCCGATCCAGCGTCTGCGCACCGACGACTTCATCCTGCGCTACACGGCGCGGGAGTCCGCCGTCGAGCGCGTCGGCATCTCGCGGGGTGCGACGAAGCACGAGATGCGCCAGGCCCAAGGCGACGGCGGCGTGGCTTTCGGCTACGGCTCGGTCTCGCTCTCGGACGAACAGCTCAAGGCGGCCAGCAAGGACATCCAGCGCTACTTCGACGCGGGGCACACCGTGTTGAAGACCGTGCTGTCCTTCGACGAGGAGTACCTGCGGAAGCAAAAGATCGTCGCCGATGACTTCCACTGCGAAGCCCGCGGTGACTACCGCGGCCACATCGATCAGATGAAGCTGCGCATGGCGATCATGTACGGCCTGGAGCGGATGAGCTCGGGCACCAGCGGCTTCGACGACCTGCGGTACGTGGGGGTCATCCAGGTCGACACCGAGCATGTGCACTGCCACCTGGCCATGGTCGACGGCGGCCGGGGCCAGGTGACGAAGAACGGCACACAGCGGGGCAAGCTACTGGACCGGCACAAGTTCCGGCTCCGCCGCGGCGTCGATGCCTGGCTCGACGAGAAGCAGGCGGTGGCTCACCTCTCCAGCGCCGTCGGCTACGAGCGGCGCAACGTCACCACCTTCATCAAGCGGTGGGCGCACGAGCGAATCCGTGCCGAGTCTCTGCCGCAGTTTCTGCTCGCCTGCCTGCCTGTGGACCGAACGCTGTGGCGCGCCGGCTCGAACGACGCTCGCATGCGCAAGGCGAACCAGCTGGTGACCGAGCTCGTGAAGGAGCAGCTCGAACGTGCTGGGTCCCCGATGCCGGAGGCCATGGGGCGCATCGTCGACCACGCCAACGAGCGCCGCGCGAAGGAGTCCCTGAGCGCGGAGGAATGGCAGGAGCTGGTCGAGCAGGGACGTACGCAGATCACGGAGCGCGCCGTCAACGGCATCTACCAGATGCTGCGAACCATGCAGGAGTCGGAACTGCGCGTGCGCACGCCGATGCTCGAAGTCATGGGGATGGACTATCAGCAGATGGCAGCGCTGGCTGCAGATCGTCAGGTCGACCACGGGAACACGGAAGCCGATCTGGTCTCCTTCGGCTTCCGGCTGCGCAGCTACGCCTCACGTCTGCAGCATCACCGGGAGAAGGTCAAGGTCTATCGCGATCTCGCTCACCAGTGGGAACGGGCCGACAAGGCCGGTGTTGCCGCCGAGGATTCGCGCCCGCTCTACGACTTCTATCGCTTCGAGGAGGACTACCACTGGAGGCTGATGGGCAAGTACCGGCACTTCCTACCCTTCGTCGGGGATGCAGGCGCGTGGCACGAGCAGCAGCAGGACGTGGCGGCTTACGGCCAGCGGCTGCTCTCGCTCATGGCCCTGCGCGCGGATGCCTCTCTGCAGCGGACGAAAGACTCCGAGGAGGCCGAGAATCTGGGCCGGACGATCTACGATCAGCCCGGCGGCAGGCTCCTGACCGAGGGCAAGCGCGGCCTGGCGGTGCTGGACGCGCGCATTCGGACGATGAAGCAGTCCTACGACCAGAAGCTGGACGGCCTCCGGGCCGATCTCGCTTCCTCCGGCCTGGTGCTGCGCGTGGGGTCGAGCGCCGAGGACCGGGCGAGTACGGAGACCGACGCGGTCAGCACGGACTTCAAGGTCGTCGTCAGTGCCGCGTATGACTTCGACGAGGTCAAGGGCTTGGATCTACACCACCTGGGCTACGACTTCGTCACCGACGTCGCAATCGGGCAACGCGCACACCAGGCCTTCGTCGAGACGGCCAGGGATCGCCGACGGCTGCTGCTGGCGGCGATGGACTACCTGGACCAGTCCGGTCAGGCAGAGGCAATTCCCGATCTGCCGGTGAACGATGTCGCGGCGATGACACGGGTCTCCCGGGAGCTGATGCCCCAGCAGTCGGGCGAGGGATCCGGCTCGCTCGTGTTGCGTTCCCGAATCGCGGAGCTGCGCGCCGGGCGCGGGCAGGCCGAGCGGATGCGGCAATCCAAGGCTTCCTCGCTGGACGCCGGCCTCGTCGTGCGGGTCCAGGCCCGAGTCGATCAGGCTGTGACCACAGTAGATACCGAGATCGCCAAGGCCGCGGGGCCGAACACCGAGCCGATCCTGGACAAGGACGGCAACGAGGTCGGCACCGTCTACGACTTCAAGGGCAATGTGGTGCCCGCGACGCACGGCACCGGCCCGGTGGTCAACACCAAGTCCGTCGAGGCCTCCGACTTCAAGGTCGACAGCGAAACGCTGGACAACCAGTTCGCCTTCATGCGCGCAGCCCGCGATGCCCAGGCCGCGGCCAAGGAGTCACAGGCTCAGGCTTCGGCCCCCGAGATCGAGCGGGAGCAGGCAGCCGAGGTCGAGGTCGACCAGCCGACGGTCGGCTGA
- a CDS encoding AAA family ATPase: MFQEVQLNERYRLLSKLSEPLKKAERDIVGREHETTQLLASMSRPELCNALLLAEAGTGKTALVQATMLVDKDRLYLEVDPARMISEAGTAENMAAVLKGFFDEAEDFVRNEKHELILFIDEFHQVVQLSDAAVEAIKPVLAASGTRGIRIIAATTYEEFHKHISPNQPLVERLQRINLNPPDQSTTIKILQGMAERYGVADEFYDDHIFRQIYEYTQRYMPASAQPRKSILVLDSMVGWSRLTHRPMDRDLLSDVLMETLNVNVAFKVDGAKIKKQLDEKVFSQDWATSAVARRLQLAVADLNDKGKPMASLLFTGSTGVGKTELTKQLAKLLFGDDQRHLIRFDMTEYAEDSSFAAFRSELTKRVWDLSHAVLLFDEVEKASAMVTRVLLQVLDDGRLNDDNNREVSFLNTYIVLTTNAGTEIYKSISQYAADDTGSGKQLMEYEKLIRRSISSTTGDNRFPPELLGRIDAIVPFQPLSLPTQQKIVRKKLRQMVQEVFIKHNVRVDVDARVLQYLIEDKGDTDSDAGGARAAMAKLTDEVTTAVATFLNEHPSERRIRIDVVGDLVSDDKNLLSSDAHIEVSAVR; the protein is encoded by the coding sequence ATGTTTCAAGAGGTGCAGCTCAACGAGCGCTACCGGCTCCTGTCCAAGCTCTCGGAGCCACTGAAGAAGGCCGAGCGCGACATCGTCGGCCGCGAGCACGAGACGACACAGCTGCTGGCCTCGATGAGCCGTCCCGAGCTGTGCAACGCGCTCCTGTTGGCCGAGGCCGGCACGGGCAAGACGGCCCTGGTCCAGGCCACGATGCTGGTGGACAAGGACCGCCTCTACCTGGAGGTGGACCCAGCGCGCATGATCTCCGAGGCGGGCACCGCCGAGAACATGGCCGCGGTTCTCAAGGGCTTCTTCGACGAGGCCGAGGACTTCGTCAGGAACGAGAAGCACGAACTGATCCTCTTCATCGACGAGTTCCATCAGGTGGTTCAGCTCTCCGACGCCGCCGTCGAGGCGATCAAGCCGGTCCTCGCCGCATCGGGAACCCGCGGCATCAGGATCATCGCGGCGACAACCTACGAGGAGTTCCACAAGCACATCTCGCCGAACCAGCCGCTCGTCGAGCGACTGCAACGCATCAACCTGAACCCTCCCGACCAGTCGACGACCATCAAGATCCTGCAGGGCATGGCCGAACGATACGGGGTGGCCGACGAGTTCTACGACGACCACATCTTCCGGCAGATCTACGAGTACACCCAGCGCTACATGCCGGCCAGCGCTCAACCGCGCAAGTCGATCCTCGTGCTCGACTCCATGGTCGGCTGGTCTCGCCTGACGCACCGGCCGATGGACCGGGACCTGCTCTCGGACGTGCTCATGGAGACCCTGAACGTCAACGTGGCCTTCAAGGTCGACGGCGCGAAGATCAAGAAGCAGCTGGACGAGAAGGTGTTCAGCCAGGACTGGGCGACCAGCGCGGTGGCACGTCGCCTGCAGCTGGCGGTGGCGGACCTCAACGACAAGGGTAAGCCGATGGCGAGCCTGCTGTTCACGGGCTCCACCGGTGTCGGCAAGACCGAACTCACCAAGCAGCTGGCGAAGCTGCTGTTCGGCGATGACCAGCGGCACCTGATCCGTTTCGACATGACGGAGTACGCCGAGGACTCGTCATTCGCGGCCTTCCGCTCCGAACTCACCAAGCGGGTATGGGACCTCTCCCACGCCGTACTGCTCTTCGACGAGGTCGAGAAGGCCTCGGCGATGGTCACGCGCGTGCTACTGCAGGTGCTCGACGACGGCCGGCTCAACGACGACAACAACCGCGAAGTGAGCTTCCTCAACACATACATCGTCCTGACGACGAACGCCGGCACGGAGATCTACAAGAGCATCTCGCAGTACGCCGCCGACGACACCGGCTCGGGCAAACAGCTGATGGAGTACGAGAAGCTGATCCGCCGCTCCATCTCCTCGACGACGGGCGACAACCGGTTCCCGCCCGAGCTGCTGGGCCGCATCGACGCGATCGTACCCTTCCAGCCGCTGTCGCTGCCGACGCAGCAGAAGATCGTGCGAAAGAAGCTGCGGCAGATGGTGCAGGAGGTGTTCATCAAGCACAACGTGCGGGTCGACGTCGATGCGAGGGTCCTGCAGTACCTCATCGAGGACAAGGGTGACACCGACTCCGATGCCGGCGGCGCGCGTGCGGCCATGGCGAAACTGACCGACGAGGTCACCACCGCTGTGGCGACCTTCCTCAACGAGCACCCCTCAGAGCGACGGATCCGCATTGACGTCGTCGGCGACTTGGTCAGCGACGACAAAAACCTGCTGAGTTCCGATGCCCACATCGAGGTCAGTGCGGTGCGATGA
- a CDS encoding LysM peptidoglycan-binding domain-containing protein, translated as MGFGSGPLIAAIVMAGGAALFAGWGLTQLATSDGGFTRALQGNHAPAEAPGNPDEKNAGDSSAQQPSEGGAGKPDESEASRASPPGRGNEDERNGSGAPAEPAPKAKPHTIEPGDTLAAISGATGVPIGILVEANKIQNLDLIYAGASLLIPRV; from the coding sequence ATGGGCTTCGGCAGCGGGCCGCTCATCGCAGCCATCGTCATGGCGGGCGGAGCGGCGCTCTTCGCCGGCTGGGGCCTGACGCAGCTCGCGACTTCCGACGGCGGCTTCACCCGGGCACTGCAGGGCAATCACGCCCCGGCCGAGGCACCGGGGAACCCTGACGAGAAGAACGCCGGAGACAGCAGCGCCCAGCAGCCGAGCGAGGGCGGCGCGGGGAAGCCGGACGAGAGCGAGGCGAGTCGGGCTTCGCCGCCCGGTCGCGGCAACGAGGACGAGCGCAACGGATCGGGCGCACCGGCCGAGCCCGCGCCGAAGGCGAAGCCGCACACCATCGAGCCAGGCGATACGCTCGCCGCGATCTCGGGGGCGACGGGGGTTCCGATCGGCATTCTGGTCGAGGCGAACAAGATCCAGAATCTGGATCTCATCTACGCGGGGGCCTCGCTGCTCATCCCCCGGGTGTGA
- a CDS encoding HU family DNA-binding protein yields METTKTPRVNKREFISRVATRSKLPIPVVNKVYESLLGELTGAVSCGEAVVLTSFGRFYRQDHKGHKVRFGKSDVDDYVVLKFSASSTFNRRLGSNADASPDTYGTIGDADKFENSIEGRELRPAS; encoded by the coding sequence ATGGAAACGACGAAGACACCGCGTGTCAATAAGCGCGAATTCATCTCGCGGGTCGCGACTCGTAGCAAGTTGCCCATCCCGGTGGTGAACAAGGTATACGAGTCGTTGCTTGGTGAACTCACTGGGGCGGTGAGCTGCGGAGAGGCGGTCGTACTCACGAGCTTCGGCCGCTTCTACCGGCAGGACCACAAGGGCCACAAGGTGCGCTTCGGCAAGAGCGACGTCGATGACTACGTGGTTCTCAAGTTCTCCGCATCGAGCACCTTCAACCGCCGACTGGGGAGCAATGCCGACGCCTCACCGGATACCTACGGGACGATCGGGGATGCCGACAAGTTCGAAAACTCCATTGAGGGTCGTGAGCTGCGGCCCGCATCGTAG
- a CDS encoding type IV secretory system conjugative DNA transfer family protein produces the protein MATNRRKAARPKASSWEKISARTPVETLTNRDVYDNQQLDRSKFLTLRSTRPGTVVAVIAGVLVTVVAWVFYSLIAAAVLSVSVSVGSSVSGSGSGKPSAYYVQDTATGAGGSVVKCYRPLTKDGNPDVKAKCYPSAEAVPVPIWYTAAKDDELSAGRPAEPEKSATTVGEQLADVSGFKLFITLGSGLMVALIIGTWFSRRVAAANLMNTTSDINQYQNDQHIALPEEIQQNYDWFPDAGAHSSVQVSSMLSHMMLRQKGLGTVEVAQRAEKDVIDEEGNLAYYAGEVMDDDEGSPLTQTLPIIDEGFGDELFEASGLPDVKTLRQKYDTTRIPYNPDGKNRDKLGFGSDTYKTVAALIKEDWTFPAYEVQRPAGAYVVDTAPVNTMVLAITRAGKGQTYIEPVIDMWSREKKPSNMVINDPKGELLVKNYVPLVTRGFEPVQFNLINSMKTDIYNPLGLAADAAREGNFTKCALYVENIAGIFFPLDAGEDPVWPNAANNAFKRAAYGLIDFYLEEERELRSAAAALSMDPALLEQKLDDLWGKVTLYNCYQLFVQMSSKKIKNPEAELEKRVKAGEFENNGDALAEAQEKAAAQAFMWEGKADQDMLSLYFNASEELPRNNMRTLVGNTHNALRSMAGAEKMLASVYGIAITAMSFFTDPTISTLTSGKPSQNTDLAGLSFPRRLGVRFAPNYVKRDHLVGQQAVWSAYADPMFTKSLGEDFEHEEIVGREGWARYNFKGKFPDDEAWLKLELVNPQTKMLVRTFYFSFTKTHQVSLNGRHYVVEPVTGKKIVKNGVMRELKPVREGGTRDGKILSFQAGDTLYPDTRIDFSGGGNPEKVSYQARAITQKLSRYSESPKALFLVTPPHLMKYAKLILILVKQLFDVSADQAYMTKSNQKPLYRTRFMLDELGNLQSEGKGIDGFATMLSIGLGQEQQFTLILQTLQQLRDVYGESVDKIVQGNTSNIVFLKSTDDSMIETLEKMSGKTHRSYRDSKQISQDLDKVIGGKTEGRVSYTMSTKEEPLISYNDMAFLSPRNSIVFRAGDAPIWNRNQTILPMSFRLLGNTIKHPGHTYSLQTIPTLSSAMDFDVRMNQPDFVKMLEKRMRQAVKAADAKAQYKEIYGYQEVDVERLDPDVYADEVMEVITTMTTVDKGQDPNAPVVVDPDEYEGMSMFDEDQFIENVEVGVAVAESQAVSVERQRLLYAEGTISKEMLVNPDGSAKVKSLDIEIGEAYKSAQTELEQDREHFSVGGDGELRSADGSQTYISQIRSDAYANAARRINGHVNGKDSRVFAEEDVTEEDLKSLATVKVYSAFYQYLASLPSWEVLADGRFDRAMAIEMNSK, from the coding sequence ATGGCCACGAACAGGCGGAAGGCAGCACGGCCGAAGGCGAGCAGCTGGGAGAAGATCTCGGCGCGGACGCCCGTCGAGACGCTGACGAACCGAGACGTCTACGACAACCAGCAGTTGGACCGCAGCAAGTTCCTGACCCTGAGGTCGACCAGACCGGGCACCGTCGTCGCGGTGATCGCCGGAGTGCTGGTGACGGTCGTTGCCTGGGTCTTCTACTCGCTCATCGCCGCGGCGGTGCTGTCGGTGAGCGTGTCCGTGGGCTCGAGCGTGTCCGGCAGCGGCAGCGGCAAGCCGAGTGCGTACTACGTTCAGGACACCGCGACGGGTGCGGGCGGCTCGGTCGTGAAGTGTTACCGGCCCCTGACCAAGGACGGCAACCCGGACGTGAAGGCGAAGTGTTACCCCAGCGCTGAGGCTGTTCCGGTGCCCATCTGGTACACCGCGGCAAAGGACGACGAGCTCAGCGCCGGCAGGCCGGCTGAGCCCGAGAAGAGCGCGACGACGGTCGGAGAGCAGCTGGCCGACGTCTCGGGGTTCAAGCTCTTCATCACGCTCGGCTCGGGTCTGATGGTCGCCCTCATCATCGGCACGTGGTTCTCGCGGAGGGTCGCCGCGGCGAACCTGATGAACACCACGAGCGACATCAACCAGTACCAGAACGACCAGCACATCGCTCTGCCGGAAGAGATCCAGCAGAACTACGACTGGTTCCCCGACGCCGGCGCTCACTCGAGCGTGCAGGTCAGCTCGATGCTCAGCCACATGATGCTCAGGCAGAAGGGTCTGGGCACCGTCGAGGTCGCCCAGCGCGCCGAGAAGGACGTCATCGATGAGGAGGGCAACCTCGCCTATTACGCCGGCGAGGTCATGGACGACGACGAAGGCAGTCCGCTGACGCAGACCCTGCCGATCATCGACGAAGGCTTCGGCGACGAGCTGTTCGAGGCATCCGGGCTCCCCGATGTCAAGACCCTGCGGCAGAAGTACGACACCACTCGCATCCCGTACAACCCTGACGGCAAGAACCGGGACAAACTCGGCTTCGGATCGGACACGTACAAGACCGTCGCCGCCCTGATCAAGGAGGACTGGACGTTCCCGGCGTACGAGGTCCAGCGCCCTGCCGGGGCGTACGTGGTCGATACCGCGCCGGTGAACACCATGGTGCTGGCCATTACCCGAGCCGGTAAGGGCCAGACGTACATCGAGCCGGTCATCGACATGTGGTCGCGGGAGAAGAAGCCCTCGAACATGGTCATCAACGACCCCAAGGGCGAGCTGTTGGTGAAGAACTACGTGCCGCTGGTCACACGTGGGTTCGAACCGGTGCAGTTCAATCTGATCAACTCCATGAAGACCGACATCTACAACCCCCTGGGGCTGGCGGCCGACGCAGCGCGTGAGGGCAACTTCACCAAGTGCGCGCTCTATGTGGAGAACATCGCCGGGATCTTCTTTCCGCTCGACGCCGGCGAGGACCCGGTCTGGCCCAACGCCGCCAACAACGCCTTCAAGCGCGCGGCCTACGGACTCATCGACTTCTACCTGGAGGAGGAACGGGAGCTGCGCAGCGCCGCGGCCGCGCTGAGCATGGACCCGGCGCTGCTCGAGCAGAAGCTCGATGACCTCTGGGGCAAGGTCACGCTCTACAACTGCTACCAGCTCTTCGTGCAGATGAGCTCGAAGAAGATCAAGAACCCTGAGGCCGAACTGGAGAAGCGGGTCAAGGCCGGCGAGTTCGAGAACAACGGGGACGCCCTGGCCGAGGCGCAGGAGAAGGCAGCGGCCCAGGCCTTCATGTGGGAGGGCAAGGCCGATCAGGACATGCTCAGCCTGTACTTCAACGCGAGCGAGGAGCTGCCCCGCAACAACATGCGCACGTTGGTGGGCAACACCCACAACGCGCTGCGCTCGATGGCCGGGGCGGAGAAGATGCTCGCTTCGGTGTACGGCATCGCGATCACCGCCATGTCGTTCTTCACCGACCCCACGATCTCGACGCTGACCTCGGGCAAGCCGTCGCAGAACACCGACCTGGCCGGCCTGAGCTTCCCGCGCCGCCTCGGCGTGCGCTTCGCGCCGAACTACGTCAAGCGCGACCACCTCGTCGGTCAGCAGGCCGTGTGGTCGGCCTACGCGGACCCGATGTTCACCAAGAGCCTCGGCGAGGACTTCGAGCACGAGGAGATCGTCGGCCGCGAAGGTTGGGCCCGGTACAACTTCAAGGGCAAGTTCCCTGACGACGAAGCCTGGCTCAAGCTGGAGCTGGTCAACCCGCAGACGAAGATGCTGGTGCGCACCTTCTACTTCAGCTTCACGAAGACCCACCAGGTCTCGCTCAATGGCCGGCACTACGTGGTCGAGCCGGTGACTGGCAAGAAGATCGTGAAGAACGGCGTGATGCGTGAGCTGAAGCCGGTGCGTGAGGGTGGCACTCGGGACGGGAAGATCCTGTCCTTCCAGGCCGGGGACACGCTCTACCCGGACACGCGGATCGACTTCTCCGGCGGCGGCAACCCGGAGAAGGTCTCGTATCAGGCACGGGCGATCACGCAGAAACTGTCCCGCTACTCGGAGTCCCCGAAGGCGCTGTTCCTCGTGACTCCGCCGCACCTGATGAAGTACGCGAAACTGATCCTGATCTTGGTCAAGCAGCTGTTCGACGTGAGCGCCGACCAGGCGTACATGACGAAGTCCAACCAGAAGCCGCTCTACCGCACGCGGTTCATGCTCGACGAGCTCGGCAACCTGCAGTCGGAGGGCAAGGGCATCGACGGCTTCGCGACGATGCTCTCCATCGGCCTGGGCCAGGAGCAGCAGTTCACGCTCATCCTGCAGACCCTGCAGCAACTGCGCGACGTCTACGGCGAGAGCGTCGACAAGATCGTGCAGGGCAACACCTCGAACATCGTCTTCTTGAAATCCACGGACGACTCGATGATCGAGACGCTGGAGAAGATGAGCGGCAAGACTCACCGGTCGTACAGGGACAGCAAGCAGATCAGCCAGGATCTCGACAAGGTCATCGGCGGCAAGACCGAGGGCCGGGTCTCCTACACGATGAGCACCAAGGAAGAGCCGCTGATCAGCTACAACGACATGGCCTTCCTCTCGCCGCGCAACTCGATCGTCTTCCGGGCCGGCGATGCGCCGATCTGGAACCGCAACCAGACGATCCTGCCGATGTCGTTCCGGCTACTGGGGAACACGATCAAGCACCCGGGGCACACGTACTCGCTGCAGACGATCCCAACGCTGTCCAGTGCCATGGACTTCGACGTGCGGATGAATCAGCCGGACTTCGTGAAGATGCTGGAGAAGCGCATGCGGCAGGCGGTCAAGGCCGCGGACGCGAAGGCGCAGTACAAGGAGATCTACGGCTACCAGGAGGTCGACGTCGAGCGCCTGGACCCGGATGTCTACGCCGACGAGGTCATGGAGGTCATCACGACGATGACCACGGTCGACAAGGGCCAGGACCCCAACGCTCCGGTGGTCGTCGACCCCGACGAGTACGAGGGGATGAGCATGTTCGACGAGGACCAGTTCATCGAGAACGTCGAGGTCGGGGTCGCAGTCGCCGAGAGCCAGGCGGTCAGCGTCGAGCGGCAGCGTCTGCTCTACGCGGAGGGGACGATCAGCAAGGAGATGCTGGTCAATCCCGACGGCTCGGCAAAGGTCAAGAGCCTGGACATCGAGATCGGTGAGGCTTACAAGTCCGCGCAGACCGAGTTGGAGCAGGATCGCGAGCACTTCTCGGTCGGCGGCGACGGCGAACTGCGCAGCGCCGATGGGTCTCAGACCTACATCAGCCAGATCCGCTCGGACGCATACGCCAATGCCGCCCGCCGGATCAACGGCCACGTGAACGGCAAGGACTCGCGGGTGTTCGCGGAGGAGGACGTCACCGAGGAGGACCTGAAGTCGCTGGCGACGGTGAAGGTCTACTCGGCCTTCTACCAGTACCTGGCCTCGCTGCCGAGCTGGGAGGTGCTGGCCGACGGCCGGTTCGACAGGGCGATGGCCATCGAGATGAACTCGAAGTAA